A stretch of Mucilaginibacter terrae DNA encodes these proteins:
- a CDS encoding SCO family protein codes for MSKVSSSVKKVLILVLILAVPGFLYYLLTAKGKNRYKPLAIYGPKQVAKTGHKFHGNYIPDTIYHKLPGFQLTNQLGKPVTSKDFDYKIFVVNMFYTHCPEVCGVVNKNIDRLAGAFRKNRMVKFVSITVDPDRDNEAALQAYAKPWGYAADKWMFLKGDTTAVYNLARNGLLINALKVNNEFVFDNKLVLIDAEKRIRGYYDGTNLQDIVKLNDEIKVQIAEELRKIKAPD; via the coding sequence ATGAGCAAAGTATCCTCTTCTGTAAAAAAGGTATTAATCCTGGTGCTCATATTAGCAGTACCAGGATTTTTATATTATTTACTAACCGCAAAAGGTAAAAACAGGTATAAACCACTGGCTATTTACGGGCCAAAACAAGTAGCTAAAACTGGCCACAAGTTCCATGGTAATTATATACCCGATACCATTTACCACAAACTGCCCGGCTTTCAATTAACCAACCAGTTGGGTAAACCGGTAACCTCTAAAGATTTTGACTACAAGATATTTGTGGTGAACATGTTTTATACCCACTGCCCTGAAGTTTGTGGTGTGGTAAACAAGAATATCGATCGCCTTGCAGGAGCATTCCGCAAAAACAGGATGGTTAAATTTGTGAGCATAACCGTTGACCCCGACCGGGACAACGAAGCCGCTCTGCAAGCCTATGCCAAGCCATGGGGCTATGCTGCCGATAAGTGGATGTTTTTGAAAGGTGATACCACTGCTGTGTACAACCTTGCCCGTAATGGCTTACTTATAAATGCCCTGAAGGTTAACAACGAATTTGTATTTGATAACAAACTGGTGCTCATAGACGCGGAGAAACGCATACGAGGCTATTACGATGGCACCAATTTGCAAGATATTGTGAAGCTGAACGATGAGATCAAAGTACAGATTGCAGAAGAATTGCGTAAAATAAAAGCCCCTGATTGA
- a CDS encoding DUF420 domain-containing protein: protein MNVSDKFIFRFVAGISIFVLLVVIILNRKVLPAPAISADWLYFFPKLNAILNGTCSVLLVISLYFIRHGQVTWHKRTNILAFVLSSLFLVSYILFHWLAPQTLYGDLDGDGVVSAQELANVGGMRTVYYIVLIPHIILAAIVLPLILMSFYRGLQMDIPKHRKLVRWTFPVWFYVTVSGVIVYMLIQPYYNF, encoded by the coding sequence ATGAACGTAAGCGATAAATTCATATTCCGGTTTGTGGCCGGCATTTCCATATTTGTGTTGTTGGTGGTTATTATACTTAACCGCAAAGTATTACCAGCTCCGGCTATTTCGGCCGATTGGTTGTATTTTTTCCCTAAGCTCAACGCCATACTCAATGGTACTTGCAGCGTGTTACTGGTTATTTCTCTTTACTTTATACGTCACGGGCAGGTAACATGGCATAAGCGTACCAATATACTGGCGTTCGTGTTGTCGTCATTGTTTTTGGTATCGTACATACTGTTCCATTGGCTGGCACCGCAAACCTTGTACGGAGATTTAGATGGCGATGGAGTAGTATCGGCACAAGAACTGGCTAATGTAGGGGGTATGCGTACCGTTTACTACATAGTTTTAATTCCGCATATTATACTTGCGGCCATTGTATTGCCGTTAATACTGATGAGCTTTTACCGAGGCTTACAAATGGATATTCCCAAACACCGCAAACTGGTACGCTGGACTTTTCCTGTTTGGTTTTATGTTACCGTAAGCGGTGTAATTGTGTACATGTTAATACAGCCATATTACAACTTTTAA
- a CDS encoding DUF983 domain-containing protein — protein MPQTPQGPAMLQAKCPRCRRGKMFKGGVYHFGGNKMLENCPRCGLHFELEPGYFYAAMYVSYAFNVAEAVILAFITYSITGNMESPWLYLAVILGGCFILAPFNYRYSRVILLYWLSPKIHYQPHLDTDATN, from the coding sequence ATGCCCCAAACACCACAAGGCCCTGCAATGCTGCAGGCTAAATGCCCTCGCTGCCGTAGAGGCAAAATGTTCAAGGGAGGCGTTTATCACTTTGGCGGCAACAAAATGCTGGAAAACTGTCCGCGCTGCGGCTTGCATTTTGAATTAGAACCAGGCTATTTTTACGCCGCAATGTATGTAAGCTACGCCTTTAACGTTGCCGAAGCCGTAATACTGGCTTTTATAACTTACTCTATAACCGGCAATATGGAATCGCCCTGGTTATACCTCGCCGTTATTTTAGGCGGATGTTTTATACTGGCACCGTTCAATTATCGTTATTCGAGGGTGATATTACTCTATTGGTTATCGCCCAAAATACATTACCAGCCACATTTAGATACCGATGCTACAAACTGA
- a CDS encoding DUF2461 domain-containing protein, which translates to MLQTDTLNFLTNLKENNSREWFQANKERYDEAHQDMLGFATQLIKELSKADTGVDSNVEPKKSLMRIYRDIRFSKDKTPYKTHFAVGRLTKHKSVEIGYYLQVEPGNKSFIAGGYWMPQGEHIKAIRQEIDYNAADLTAIIDEPQFKKAFGEFREQEKLKTLPKGYEADNKHIELLKLKSFIAYRNLTDKEILSADAPKKIATLCEQIHPLNVFLNNAIG; encoded by the coding sequence ATGCTACAAACTGATACCCTAAACTTTCTAACCAACCTCAAGGAAAATAACAGCCGCGAGTGGTTTCAGGCTAATAAGGAACGTTATGATGAGGCACACCAGGATATGCTGGGCTTTGCCACTCAACTTATAAAAGAGTTAAGTAAAGCCGATACCGGTGTTGACAGTAATGTGGAGCCTAAAAAGAGTTTGATGCGCATTTACCGCGACATCCGTTTTAGTAAAGATAAAACGCCTTATAAAACACACTTTGCAGTGGGCAGGCTAACCAAACATAAGTCGGTAGAGATTGGCTATTACCTGCAAGTTGAACCGGGTAATAAATCGTTTATTGCCGGTGGTTACTGGATGCCGCAGGGTGAGCATATTAAAGCCATAAGGCAGGAAATTGATTATAATGCCGCCGACCTTACAGCTATCATTGATGAGCCACAGTTTAAAAAAGCCTTTGGAGAGTTTCGCGAACAAGAGAAACTGAAAACATTACCCAAAGGCTACGAGGCCGATAACAAGCATATAGAGCTTTTAAAACTCAAAAGCTTTATAGCCTACCGCAACCTCACCGATAAGGAAATACTCAGCGCTGATGCGCCTAAAAAGATAGCTACGCTATGCGAGCAGATACATCCTTTAAATGTGTTCTTGAATAATGCCATTGGTTAA
- a CDS encoding OmpA/MotB family protein: MKIKIFFFALICGMALHSCKVMSPKAYKALIAGRDSLQARTNTLEEERAKLQADTAHLHRELNDLQLTYNELNAKYTMLNKNYSANSTKLTQLSGDLQKREARLHEVEDILRKRDEATNALKNKLQKALLGFQQSGLSVDVRNGKVYVSLTDKLLFPSGSIVIDDKGKQALKQLAAVLNKEADINLSVEGHTDNQRVVNLGQIKDNWDLSVLRATSVSRYLTEVEKIDPTRITATGKGEFQPLDPAKTPEARAKNRRIEIVLTPKLDELYNLINNK, translated from the coding sequence ATGAAGATAAAAATCTTTTTTTTTGCCCTGATTTGTGGAATGGCACTGCATTCCTGTAAAGTAATGTCGCCTAAGGCTTACAAAGCATTGATTGCCGGGCGCGATTCATTGCAAGCCCGTACAAATACTTTAGAAGAAGAGCGTGCTAAACTCCAGGCCGATACCGCACACCTGCACCGCGAACTGAATGATTTGCAGTTAACGTATAACGAGCTGAACGCTAAGTATACCATGCTGAATAAAAATTACAGTGCAAACTCAACCAAACTAACCCAGCTATCGGGCGATTTACAAAAACGTGAAGCCCGCTTGCACGAAGTAGAAGATATTTTACGTAAGCGCGATGAAGCCACCAATGCCTTAAAGAATAAATTGCAAAAAGCCTTATTGGGCTTTCAGCAGAGCGGGCTTTCGGTTGATGTGCGTAACGGAAAAGTTTATGTATCACTAACCGATAAATTACTTTTCCCATCAGGAAGTATAGTAATTGACGATAAGGGCAAGCAAGCCTTAAAGCAACTGGCAGCCGTACTGAATAAAGAAGCCGACATTAACCTTTCGGTTGAAGGCCATACCGATAACCAGCGTGTGGTAAATCTTGGCCAAATAAAAGATAACTGGGACTTGAGCGTACTGCGTGCCACATCGGTAAGCCGCTACTTAACCGAGGTTGAAAAGATTGATCCTACCCGGATTACTGCAACAGGTAAAGGCGAGTTTCAACCCCTCGACCCAGCTAAAACGCCTGAAGCCCGCGCCAAAAACCGCCGTATAGAGATTGTGCTTACCCCTAAACTTGACGAACTGTACAATTTGATCAATAATAAATAA
- a CDS encoding metallophosphoesterase family protein, with protein MKAYAIISDVHGNCLALQAVLADIKAKKINTIINLGDHVFGALEPEECAQIIRNTPMFCISGNTDREILENLDKTSEKENMERVKSALSKDSITWLKSLPPTAVFDDTFFVCHGTPESDNEYLLEKVTPNGVFVYNDEDLVDKTAHIQQKIILCGHSHVNRVVYLSNGKIILNPGSVGLPAYLGVGEHRFAMESMTPHAKYAIVCTDGVTVNIEQVNVSYNWTRASNVAKANGSKNWAYFLLNGRMPKDLRNPS; from the coding sequence ATGAAAGCTTACGCCATAATATCTGACGTGCATGGCAACTGTTTGGCCCTACAGGCCGTTTTAGCCGATATTAAAGCCAAAAAAATCAATACCATCATTAATTTGGGCGACCATGTTTTTGGTGCACTCGAACCCGAAGAATGTGCTCAGATTATACGCAATACCCCCATGTTTTGTATCAGCGGCAATACCGACCGTGAAATACTGGAAAATCTCGACAAAACATCCGAAAAGGAGAATATGGAGCGGGTAAAAAGTGCGCTTTCTAAAGACAGCATTACCTGGCTTAAAAGCCTTCCGCCAACTGCCGTTTTTGATGATACCTTTTTTGTTTGCCATGGCACTCCCGAAAGTGATAATGAATATTTGCTCGAAAAAGTGACTCCCAATGGCGTATTTGTTTATAACGACGAAGATCTGGTAGATAAAACAGCTCATATACAGCAAAAAATTATCCTGTGCGGGCACTCGCACGTAAACAGGGTAGTTTATTTAAGCAATGGTAAAATTATACTTAATCCGGGTAGTGTTGGGCTGCCGGCTTATTTGGGCGTGGGCGAGCACCGCTTTGCCATGGAATCGATGACACCGCACGCAAAATATGCCATTGTGTGTACCGATGGTGTTACTGTAAATATTGAGCAGGTGAACGTAAGCTACAACTGGACCCGCGCCTCAAATGTAGCTAAAGCTAATGGAAGTAAAAATTGGGCATACTTTCTGCTCAACGGACGTATGCCTAAGGATTTGAGAAACCCCTCCTAA
- the rfbC gene encoding dTDP-4-dehydrorhamnose 3,5-epimerase translates to MKVTTTAIEGLLIIEPRIFPDDRGYFYESYNKNKFAEAGIVADFVQDNQSFSQKGTLRGLHGQAEPFAQGKLVRVLQGRVLDIALDIRKNSPTYGQHVSVELSGDNHKQFWVPPGFLHGFVTLEDNTIFTYKVTNFYDKASEIGVIWNDPTLGIGWGTNEAEVLLSPKDELLPKFADFVSPF, encoded by the coding sequence ATGAAAGTTACTACCACCGCCATTGAAGGCCTGCTTATTATCGAACCGCGCATATTCCCCGACGACCGCGGGTACTTTTACGAAAGCTACAACAAAAACAAATTTGCCGAAGCCGGCATAGTTGCCGATTTTGTTCAGGATAATCAGTCTTTTTCGCAAAAAGGCACCTTACGTGGCTTACACGGACAGGCCGAGCCGTTTGCCCAGGGAAAACTGGTACGCGTGCTGCAAGGCCGGGTACTGGATATAGCTCTTGATATTCGAAAAAACTCTCCAACCTATGGACAGCATGTTTCGGTAGAATTGAGCGGCGATAATCACAAGCAATTTTGGGTACCGCCGGGCTTTTTGCATGGCTTTGTAACCCTCGAAGACAATACCATCTTCACTTATAAAGTAACCAATTTTTACGATAAAGCATCAGAAATTGGCGTGATATGGAACGACCCTACTTTAGGCATTGGCTGGGGTACTAACGAAGCCGAAGTATTATTATCGCCCAAAGATGAGCTGCTGCCTAAATTTGCCGACTTTGTGAGCCCGTTTTAA
- a CDS encoding DUF4286 family protein, producing MIIYNETFVVEASAGAEWLQWMQQQHIPAAMQTGCFSGHQILEVLDSPNEGVTYCIQYQTPDLAKYQQFHEKHVHELHVRHHQQFENRYVLFNSLMKTID from the coding sequence ATGATAATTTACAACGAAACCTTTGTGGTTGAAGCCAGCGCCGGTGCCGAGTGGCTGCAATGGATGCAGCAGCAACATATTCCGGCGGCTATGCAAACTGGTTGCTTTAGCGGCCATCAAATACTGGAAGTTTTGGATTCGCCTAACGAGGGCGTTACTTATTGTATTCAGTACCAAACGCCCGATTTGGCAAAATACCAGCAGTTTCACGAAAAGCACGTACACGAATTACATGTACGCCACCATCAACAATTTGAAAACCGTTACGTATTGTTTAACAGCCTGATGAAAACCATCGACTAA
- a CDS encoding tetratricopeptide repeat protein translates to MKRLLVLIFTLFAVTICLHAQDNNELLLARQYNQNGEFQKAADIYQRLYRQDNETYFFVYTESLINLKKYDEAESITKKIVRKHPEEPQYAILLGKIYNEQGHSDKANAVYEGLLKNLPANQAAISGLATQFYQAENTDFAIKILLKGRDILHNPEMFGTELISLYRLKRDKAAITNEYLNVLSVNPIYINQAQNAFGALYEGEADYDMLRTALLKRIQKDPQQVVFTSLLTWQYLQQKQYDQALNQALALNRRQANSNGSDIFELCQTLVANGAYDTAIRGYEYLIGKNAKTDDLYIPTKIELVNAKNLKITSGKYVQADLLGLEKDYTDLLSEFGKNAGTAFAMQRLANLQAFKLHKLNEAQKLLEEAVSITALRPQTLASCKLDLGDLYLINNQPWEATLTYSQVEKAFEGTPMAQEANYRNAKLSYYTGDFKWAKNQLKVLKAATSQLIANDALNLSLLIGDNLVADTAGKALKMYAHADLQIFKEEPAKALITLDSIDKKYPNNALADDILMAKARILIQQKNYAAAVVPLKQIVTEHQYDLWADDAVYMLGTIYEEQLNDKETAKSYYQKIITDYPGSIWIGDARKHFRILRGDKPDSSS, encoded by the coding sequence ATGAAGCGCTTACTTGTCCTGATTTTTACTTTGTTTGCTGTAACAATTTGCTTGCATGCACAGGATAATAACGAATTGCTATTGGCGCGACAATACAACCAAAACGGCGAATTTCAAAAAGCGGCCGATATATACCAGCGCTTGTACCGGCAGGATAACGAAACCTATTTTTTTGTTTATACAGAAAGCCTCATTAACCTAAAAAAATACGACGAGGCCGAAAGTATTACCAAAAAAATTGTACGCAAGCACCCCGAAGAACCCCAATACGCTATATTATTAGGCAAAATATATAATGAGCAAGGTCACAGCGATAAAGCCAACGCCGTTTACGAAGGCCTATTAAAAAACCTCCCGGCCAACCAGGCTGCAATAAGTGGTTTAGCCACCCAGTTTTACCAGGCCGAAAACACCGACTTTGCCATTAAAATACTGCTTAAAGGGCGCGATATACTGCACAACCCGGAGATGTTTGGCACGGAACTCATTAGCCTTTATCGCTTAAAACGCGATAAAGCTGCCATTACCAACGAGTATTTGAACGTACTTTCGGTTAATCCTATTTACATCAACCAGGCTCAAAACGCCTTCGGGGCTTTATATGAGGGCGAGGCCGATTATGATATGCTGCGCACGGCCTTATTAAAACGGATACAAAAAGACCCGCAGCAGGTTGTTTTTACCAGCCTATTAACATGGCAGTATTTGCAGCAAAAGCAATACGACCAGGCATTGAACCAAGCCCTGGCTTTAAACCGCAGGCAAGCCAACAGTAATGGCAGCGATATTTTTGAACTGTGCCAAACGCTGGTAGCCAACGGTGCTTATGATACCGCCATACGCGGATATGAGTATTTAATTGGGAAAAATGCCAAAACCGACGACCTATATATTCCCACTAAAATTGAGTTGGTCAATGCCAAAAATCTCAAAATAACATCAGGCAAATATGTACAGGCCGATCTGCTGGGTTTAGAAAAAGATTATACCGATTTACTAAGCGAATTTGGTAAAAATGCGGGTACAGCCTTCGCTATGCAAAGGCTGGCTAATTTACAGGCATTCAAACTACACAAGCTAAACGAGGCTCAAAAGTTATTGGAAGAAGCCGTGAGCATTACAGCGCTCCGACCGCAAACCCTGGCCTCATGTAAACTTGATTTGGGCGATTTATACCTCATCAACAACCAACCCTGGGAAGCAACGTTGACCTACAGCCAGGTTGAAAAAGCCTTTGAAGGTACACCCATGGCGCAGGAAGCTAATTATCGTAATGCTAAACTCTCCTACTACACCGGCGATTTTAAATGGGCTAAAAATCAGCTTAAAGTACTCAAAGCAGCCACCTCGCAATTAATTGCTAACGATGCGCTTAACTTGTCGTTATTAATTGGCGATAACCTGGTGGCCGATACCGCTGGCAAAGCCCTTAAAATGTATGCACATGCCGATTTGCAAATTTTTAAGGAAGAACCCGCAAAGGCATTAATAACTTTAGACAGCATCGACAAGAAATATCCTAACAACGCTTTAGCCGATGATATTTTAATGGCTAAGGCGCGGATACTCATTCAACAAAAAAATTATGCGGCAGCAGTAGTTCCGCTTAAACAAATAGTGACCGAACACCAGTACGACCTTTGGGCCGATGATGCCGTGTACATGCTGGGCACCATTTACGAAGAACAACTCAACGATAAAGAAACCGCCAAGAGTTACTATCAGAAAATTATAACCGACTACCCCGGCAGCATATGGATTGGCGATGCCCGTAAACATTTCAGAATATTACGCGGTGATAAGCCCGATAGCTCCTCTTAA
- a CDS encoding alpha/beta hydrolase family protein, which translates to MLSRLKYFLLIIILPVFFSCHEEEHRQIPVRDFFKTPDKSFFKISPDGKYLSYLKPYKERQNLFILSLADGKERMATSFTDNSVRDYTWTFNNQLIFSQDVNEMDEFKMYALDVNTLQTRTLLTQSKTRIKLLSRNRLNPAEVTIIMNKRNPATFDVYRLNTKNNELTLYINNPGNITDWYPDNNGKILLAKASDGVDETILYRANEQAPFKPIIKNNFKNKVDPVAFTAAGKTFYALSNVNRDKTALVEINANTGREEKFIYATDKADILDVSYSRNKHRLEYVGWEDAWPHKHCLNAEMDSIYKNLKRKLNKGAIRFVDRDTAETKFVITTYTDRNPGTSYLYEKATDKLTQLSNLNTSLKPEELCAMKPVSFKASDGMLINGYLTLPLGSKQKDLPVVVLPHDGPWNRNNWGYSAEVQFLANRGYAVFQINYRGSTGYGKAFMSAGFKQIGGKIQSDIYDGVQWLIKEEIADPKKIAIMGARFGGFSALYGMSFHPEVYNCAVVQYGLINFFNYLKDVPPFFKPRLQMTYEMVGNPETDANMFRAISPVFHTDKIKGPVLMFQGAKDPRANISELNQFVRALQKNNVTVKYVLKDNERQFFKSEHNRMDMYSEIEKFLNNHMKVKQ; encoded by the coding sequence ATGCTTAGCCGATTAAAATATTTTTTACTGATCATAATTCTGCCCGTATTTTTTTCGTGCCATGAAGAAGAACACAGGCAAATACCTGTGCGTGATTTTTTTAAAACCCCCGATAAAAGCTTCTTTAAAATATCGCCCGATGGCAAATACCTGTCATACCTAAAACCTTATAAAGAACGCCAAAACCTTTTCATTCTTTCGCTGGCCGATGGCAAAGAGCGTATGGCTACATCATTTACAGATAACTCCGTACGTGATTATACCTGGACTTTTAATAACCAGCTCATATTTAGCCAGGATGTAAACGAGATGGACGAGTTTAAAATGTATGCCTTAGATGTAAATACATTACAAACGCGTACACTCCTAACACAAAGCAAAACCCGCATTAAACTTTTAAGCCGTAACCGTTTGAATCCAGCAGAGGTTACCATCATCATGAACAAGCGTAATCCGGCTACGTTTGATGTTTATCGCTTAAACACCAAAAACAATGAATTAACGCTTTATATTAACAATCCCGGCAATATTACCGATTGGTACCCTGACAACAACGGCAAAATATTATTGGCCAAAGCATCAGATGGTGTTGACGAAACCATACTGTACCGCGCTAACGAGCAAGCTCCTTTTAAGCCCATCATTAAAAATAACTTTAAAAACAAGGTTGACCCTGTTGCCTTTACTGCTGCAGGCAAAACTTTTTATGCCCTATCAAACGTAAACCGCGATAAAACTGCGTTGGTAGAAATTAATGCAAATACAGGTCGTGAGGAAAAGTTTATTTATGCTACTGATAAAGCCGATATTTTAGACGTAAGCTACTCGCGCAACAAGCACCGGTTAGAATATGTAGGATGGGAAGATGCCTGGCCGCACAAGCATTGTTTAAACGCAGAGATGGATAGCATTTATAAAAACCTGAAAAGGAAACTAAATAAAGGCGCCATCAGGTTTGTAGATCGGGATACTGCCGAAACTAAATTTGTAATTACCACCTATACAGATCGTAACCCGGGCACTTCTTATTTGTACGAAAAGGCTACCGATAAACTTACCCAGCTGAGTAACCTCAACACCAGCTTAAAACCCGAAGAGTTATGCGCCATGAAACCGGTATCGTTTAAAGCGAGTGATGGCATGCTCATTAACGGTTATTTAACTTTGCCATTGGGCAGCAAGCAAAAGGACTTACCGGTGGTGGTACTGCCGCACGATGGCCCCTGGAACCGTAACAACTGGGGATATAGTGCAGAGGTACAGTTTTTAGCCAACAGGGGGTATGCGGTGTTTCAAATTAACTACCGTGGTTCTACCGGGTATGGCAAAGCATTTATGAGCGCCGGTTTTAAGCAAATAGGGGGCAAAATACAAAGCGATATTTACGATGGTGTGCAATGGCTGATAAAAGAAGAAATTGCCGACCCTAAAAAAATAGCCATCATGGGTGCCCGTTTTGGCGGATTTTCGGCTTTATACGGCATGTCATTTCACCCCGAGGTTTATAATTGTGCCGTGGTGCAGTATGGGCTTATCAACTTTTTTAATTACTTAAAAGATGTGCCGCCGTTTTTTAAACCGCGTCTGCAAATGACATACGAAATGGTAGGCAACCCCGAAACCGATGCCAATATGTTCAGGGCTATATCGCCGGTTTTCCACACCGATAAAATTAAAGGACCGGTCCTGATGTTTCAGGGAGCAAAAGACCCACGTGCCAATATTAGCGAGTTAAACCAGTTTGTACGGGCACTGCAAAAAAATAACGTAACAGTTAAGTACGTTTTAAAAGATAACGAACGCCAGTTTTTTAAAAGCGAGCATAACCGTATGGATATGTATTCTGAGATTGAAAAGTTTCTGAATAACCACATGAAAGTTAAGCAATAA
- a CDS encoding sensor histidine kinase, which produces MVTKAHNNVYQKNFSLIGAFLVLISIMVVVALVIAYNFTARLVENEFASKKLDVLEQTIKPYNNFFQNRIPEITSYQGFLDSSSAANYARSVFQDYPFVKVIRYDEIAIGSQPGSNTGNAMGISVKAVYEYRQVNKQVQGLRQSIATAGDEFNTMAAKFNYFLVNADTSRVPNQDEIYRTFYDVKPSKISYLNIPRREEIRQYRELQNGKRVLAVYKQNMMTFMLDVYTIKLKNTHPELYEHVSIQPVVYDPLTTDNSEIRTEVAFPGAFADYKLYFRSNREHLNDEINRHFMPTAAVVILIYIFLVLIGWLIYRNLNVNLKLFKLQYDFINNFTHEFKTPVSVIKIAGSNLRGDGELTERQRKHYGKILDEEADKLNELMNKLLSFTQIENRSIKLNKEEINIENFVQKYINTFRIKYPDFELAYKVEEVSNFYTDPVLLGSIFQNLIENAYKYSNPGKKELFIHIGYEKRNIVFSFADKGIGIPKSEINNIFKKFYRIENQYNQNGSVGLGLAFCKELANFMNGDLQVKSKVNEGSEFIVTLPYEN; this is translated from the coding sequence ATGGTTACCAAGGCACATAATAACGTTTACCAGAAAAATTTTTCGCTCATAGGTGCTTTCCTGGTGCTCATATCTATTATGGTGGTTGTGGCGCTGGTTATTGCTTACAATTTTACTGCACGCTTGGTTGAAAACGAGTTTGCCTCCAAAAAACTCGACGTACTGGAACAAACCATTAAACCGTACAATAACTTTTTTCAAAACCGCATTCCCGAAATTACTTCATACCAGGGCTTTCTCGATTCATCTTCGGCCGCCAATTATGCCCGTTCGGTGTTTCAAGATTACCCTTTTGTAAAAGTTATACGCTATGATGAAATTGCCATAGGCAGCCAGCCTGGCAGTAACACGGGTAATGCTATGGGTATATCGGTAAAAGCGGTTTACGAGTATCGGCAGGTAAATAAGCAGGTGCAGGGCCTAAGACAATCAATTGCCACAGCTGGAGATGAATTTAATACCATGGCTGCCAAGTTTAATTACTTTTTGGTAAATGCCGATACCTCCCGTGTGCCCAATCAGGATGAAATTTACCGTACCTTTTATGATGTTAAGCCCAGCAAAATAAGCTACTTAAATATTCCCCGCCGCGAAGAAATACGCCAGTACCGGGAGTTACAAAACGGTAAGCGGGTTTTGGCCGTATACAAGCAAAACATGATGACTTTTATGCTTGATGTATATACCATTAAGCTTAAAAATACACATCCCGAGCTTTATGAACACGTATCTATACAACCGGTGGTTTACGACCCTTTAACCACCGATAACAGCGAAATACGTACCGAAGTAGCTTTCCCAGGTGCATTTGCCGATTATAAACTCTACTTCCGCTCAAACCGCGAACATTTAAACGATGAAATTAACCGGCACTTTATGCCTACAGCCGCCGTGGTAATTCTTATCTATATATTTCTGGTTTTAATAGGCTGGCTCATATACCGCAACCTCAACGTTAACCTCAAGCTTTTTAAGCTCCAGTATGATTTTATTAACAACTTTACTCACGAGTTTAAAACCCCGGTAAGCGTTATAAAAATTGCCGGATCGAACTTACGTGGAGATGGTGAGTTAACCGAGCGTCAGCGCAAGCACTACGGTAAAATATTGGATGAAGAGGCCGATAAGCTTAACGAACTGATGAACAAGCTGCTCTCGTTCACCCAAATCGAAAATCGTTCCATCAAGCTCAATAAAGAAGAAATTAATATCGAAAATTTTGTACAAAAGTATATCAATACTTTCCGCATCAAGTACCCTGATTTTGAATTGGCATATAAAGTGGAAGAGGTATCGAATTTTTATACCGACCCCGTGCTTTTAGGCAGTATTTTCCAGAATTTAATAGAGAATGCCTACAAGTATTCAAACCCCGGTAAAAAAGAGTTGTTTATACATATTGGCTACGAAAAACGGAATATTGTTTTTTCATTTGCCGATAAAGGAATAGGTATTCCAAAGAGTGAGATAAATAATATATTTAAAAAGTTTTACCGCATCGAAAACCAGTACAACCAAAACGGCAGCGTAGGGCTGGGTTTGGCTTTTTGTAAAGAACTGGCTAACTTTATGAACGGAGATTTGCAGGTAAAAAGTAAAGTAAACGAAGGCTCGGAATTTATTGTAACCCTGCCGTATGAAAATTAA